Proteins encoded together in one Nostoc sp. PCC 7524 window:
- a CDS encoding caspase, EACC1-associated type encodes MAKIALLIGVSEYEPGLNPLPAAVNDTEAIRQVLAHSEIGGFDEANITVLKNPQRQEMEEAIEHLFAGRQKDDLLLFFFSGHGIKDDTGRLYLATRTTRKTPKGDLIRSSAVAASFVHESMSRSRSKRQIVILDSCFSGAFAEGLSAKDDGTLNIREQLGGEGRAILTSSSSTQYSFEQQGSDISIYTRYLLEGITTGAADNDGDEFISIDELHDYASNKVREIQPAMKPEIYAIREGFKIRLAKVPPGDPTQKYRKEVARYIKRGAISFIGRQTLDILKSRLGLSELEATKIEDEILAVARLEFREKLQQYEQAFTNAMRQEVAPSEEEINELRQNIQQILGLRNEDTMPIEAQIKTKLEAYKQHLQQYEQALTQAMRQEFPLSQETRYRLQQMQQQWQLTNDDLTKIDRRVAAAIEVYRQNLRQYEQIFTTSTQQEYPLSTAKRNELRQQQQNLGLTTEDIAAIETRIIADIEAYRQKLQQYRQAVTQAIQYEYPLTEEVREELRRLQQILELGDEEVAPIEEKVVRQKGQRQDLTQENIISKAIKGNKTQVIHTQLFRIVPVILVGAAGLLGYWFRSQLSVVTPPTTLVPANTPTPQQTRSLNNLAPGWVIKTNSEIILTNQQKLPSNTFLEVSEQKSNPQTAGDYDLTLRVCSNQQSSKPVLEKKVTTKLSQLKRWQISVLQPNEDSPCHDFDILLPPVTTPSRKSGSWDDQHKNPSLSDIEPTIVPIPYIQSTPLPSPTSTP; translated from the coding sequence ATGGCAAAGATAGCACTGCTAATTGGGGTGAGTGAATATGAGCCTGGGCTGAATCCACTGCCGGCTGCTGTTAACGATACTGAGGCAATACGGCAAGTCCTAGCACACTCAGAAATTGGTGGCTTTGATGAGGCCAATATCACAGTGCTAAAAAATCCCCAGCGCCAGGAAATGGAAGAAGCCATTGAGCATTTATTTGCAGGTCGTCAAAAAGATGACCTGTTACTATTCTTTTTCTCTGGTCACGGTATTAAAGACGACACAGGTAGGCTGTATTTAGCAACCCGCACTACACGCAAAACGCCCAAAGGAGACCTAATTCGTTCATCCGCAGTTGCAGCTAGTTTTGTCCATGAAAGTATGAGCCGCAGCCGTTCTAAGCGGCAAATAGTGATTTTAGACAGTTGTTTTAGTGGTGCTTTTGCTGAGGGTTTATCAGCTAAGGATGATGGTACTTTAAATATCCGGGAACAGTTAGGCGGTGAAGGACGGGCTATTCTGACTTCATCTAGTTCAACTCAATATTCCTTTGAGCAGCAAGGATCAGACATCTCCATTTACACCCGTTATCTACTTGAGGGAATTACAACTGGCGCAGCAGACAATGATGGGGATGAGTTTATTTCCATCGATGAGTTGCATGATTACGCTAGCAACAAAGTCAGAGAAATCCAGCCAGCAATGAAACCAGAAATCTATGCCATTAGAGAAGGCTTTAAGATTCGGCTGGCAAAAGTGCCTCCTGGTGATCCCACACAAAAGTATCGCAAAGAAGTGGCGCGATATATTAAGCGTGGTGCAATTTCTTTTATCGGTCGCCAAACATTAGATATATTGAAAAGTCGTTTGGGACTTTCTGAACTAGAAGCAACTAAAATAGAAGATGAAATTTTGGCAGTTGCTCGCCTAGAATTTCGAGAGAAATTACAGCAATACGAGCAAGCTTTTACCAATGCAATGCGGCAAGAAGTAGCCCCTAGTGAAGAAGAGATTAATGAGTTACGACAAAATATTCAGCAAATTTTGGGATTGAGAAATGAAGATACCATGCCAATTGAGGCACAAATTAAAACAAAGCTTGAAGCTTACAAGCAGCACCTACAACAATACGAACAGGCGTTAACACAAGCTATGCGACAGGAGTTTCCTCTCAGCCAAGAGACTCGCTATCGGTTGCAGCAGATGCAGCAGCAATGGCAACTTACTAATGATGATTTAACTAAAATTGATAGGCGCGTGGCTGCTGCAATAGAAGTATATCGGCAAAATTTACGGCAGTATGAACAGATATTTACTACATCAACACAGCAAGAATATCCTTTGAGTACAGCGAAGCGAAATGAATTGCGACAGCAGCAACAAAATTTAGGTTTAACAACTGAAGATATTGCTGCTATTGAAACCCGAATTATAGCTGATATTGAAGCGTACCGACAAAAGTTACAGCAGTATCGGCAAGCCGTGACTCAAGCAATTCAATATGAGTATCCACTAACAGAAGAAGTGCGTGAGGAATTAAGGCGACTTCAGCAAATTTTAGAACTTGGCGATGAAGAAGTAGCTCCAATTGAAGAAAAAGTTGTTCGGCAAAAAGGGCAAAGGCAAGATCTAACTCAGGAAAATATAATTTCTAAAGCTATAAAGGGCAATAAAACTCAAGTAATTCACACCCAGCTTTTCAGAATCGTGCCTGTAATATTGGTGGGCGCAGCTGGGCTACTAGGATATTGGTTTAGATCTCAATTGTCAGTTGTAACTCCGCCTACAACTTTAGTACCAGCGAATACCCCCACACCTCAGCAGACAAGATCACTCAATAACCTTGCGCCTGGATGGGTGATTAAAACCAATAGCGAAATTATTTTGACTAATCAGCAAAAGTTACCCTCCAATACCTTTTTAGAAGTTTCAGAGCAAAAATCTAACCCCCAAACTGCTGGAGATTATGACCTAACTTTGAGAGTGTGTAGCAATCAACAGTCATCCAAACCTGTATTAGAAAAAAAAGTTACGACAAAATTATCTCAACTCAAACGCTGGCAAATTTCTGTTTTACAGCCAAATGAAGATAGCCCTTGTCATGATTTTGATATACTACTTCCTCCTGTAACAACCCCATCCAGAAAATCAGGTTCATGGGATGATCAACACAAAAACCCATCTCTATCGGATATAGAACCTACTATAGTACCTATTCCATATATACAATCTACGCCTTTACCCAGCCCAACTTCCACACCCTAG
- a CDS encoding WD40 repeat domain-containing protein: MDSLLIAQLVHTSFPVVGFRTVVSKDVPPEIQQAFIEQIVYQYWDSYNPPSAGYRAAYLYQLTPQQSLFGWLYNDGLDDFGRSDVPYFLCYYLAGKLQPFQLENICICLCTGPVRLIDRQNPPASLESIVMPDLWSYQPARTGVKIPQEMIEQSQIALQQGELLNLFVFAVEEKIQDRAISDRDFFSASRDDKFHPQGNGVLGHGKELVKPSIQAFSVSTMPSAEDYQQILLAKTRFRASQKAMISLPGKLAFILGMILSNALIFAAIFVSYYVLKVAPFAPTAPQVTNPIPRQNPASYTKNLTLTKTLAAHTDSVWSVVLSNNGQTLVSASADKTIKVWNLKTSQVIRTLEGHTDIVRTIALSADGQTLVSGSGDKTIKIWNFQTGELMTTLTTDSGPVWSVAISHDGQIMVSGSEDGSIKVWNLYTGKILHTIKAHAGRVFSVAISPDGKTVATGGIDKTIKIWDLQTGKLLCAIAQHQDAVRSVIFSRDGKTLVSASWDQTIKIWNPDTGELRRTLTGHTSRVVTLSLGIDGKTLASGSLDNHVKIWDMQTGKLLHTLSGHSDWVLAIATNPSKPILVSSSKDKTIKIWQPQIKF; this comes from the coding sequence ATGGACTCTTTGCTCATAGCCCAACTTGTACATACCAGCTTTCCTGTCGTGGGATTTAGAACCGTGGTGAGTAAAGATGTTCCCCCGGAAATTCAGCAAGCCTTCATCGAACAGATCGTTTATCAGTATTGGGATTCCTATAATCCACCCAGTGCTGGGTACAGAGCTGCTTATCTCTATCAGCTCACGCCACAACAGAGTTTGTTTGGTTGGTTATACAACGACGGACTAGATGACTTTGGTCGCAGTGATGTTCCCTACTTCCTTTGTTATTATTTAGCAGGTAAACTCCAGCCGTTTCAACTAGAAAATATTTGTATTTGCTTATGCACCGGGCCAGTCAGGCTGATAGACAGGCAAAACCCCCCAGCGTCTTTAGAAAGCATCGTTATGCCTGACTTGTGGAGTTATCAACCTGCTCGGACTGGGGTGAAGATTCCTCAAGAGATGATTGAGCAAAGCCAGATTGCCCTTCAGCAAGGAGAATTGCTGAATTTGTTTGTCTTTGCGGTTGAGGAGAAAATACAAGACAGGGCAATTTCTGATCGGGATTTCTTTTCTGCTAGCAGAGATGACAAATTCCACCCACAAGGAAATGGAGTTTTGGGGCATGGGAAAGAGTTAGTCAAGCCATCGATACAGGCTTTTTCTGTGTCTACCATGCCGTCAGCAGAAGATTATCAACAGATACTCTTAGCTAAAACTCGCTTCAGAGCTAGCCAAAAAGCTATGATTTCCTTACCTGGGAAATTGGCTTTTATATTGGGGATGATCTTAAGCAATGCTTTGATATTCGCTGCCATATTTGTGAGCTACTATGTTTTGAAAGTCGCACCTTTTGCGCCTACAGCCCCACAAGTTACCAATCCTATCCCTCGCCAAAATCCTGCTTCATATACTAAAAATCTCACTCTTACCAAAACGCTAGCTGCTCATACAGATTCTGTGTGGTCTGTTGTTCTCAGCAACAACGGACAAACTTTGGTTAGTGCTAGTGCAGATAAAACTATTAAGGTGTGGAATCTCAAGACTAGCCAGGTTATACGCACACTTGAGGGACATACAGATATTGTGAGGACAATAGCTCTCAGCGCCGATGGGCAGACTCTGGTCAGTGGGAGTGGGGATAAAACGATTAAAATTTGGAATTTTCAGACTGGTGAGCTGATGACAACACTCACTACTGATTCTGGCCCTGTTTGGTCAGTTGCTATCAGCCATGATGGACAGATAATGGTTAGCGGTAGTGAAGATGGCAGCATTAAAGTTTGGAACTTATACACAGGCAAAATCCTCCACACAATTAAAGCCCATGCAGGTCGGGTGTTTTCTGTAGCTATCAGTCCTGATGGCAAAACTGTTGCTACTGGAGGCATTGACAAAACTATCAAAATTTGGGACTTGCAGACAGGTAAACTGCTGTGTGCGATCGCACAACATCAGGATGCGGTCAGATCGGTGATTTTTAGCCGCGACGGTAAGACACTTGTCAGTGCTAGTTGGGATCAGACAATTAAAATCTGGAATCCAGACACAGGCGAACTCCGCCGCACTTTAACCGGACATACCTCACGGGTGGTAACTCTGAGTTTGGGTATTGATGGAAAAACCCTAGCCAGTGGCAGTCTTGACAATCATGTGAAAATTTGGGATATGCAAACGGGTAAATTGCTGCATACCCTTTCTGGTCATTCTGACTGGGTGTTAGCGATCGCTACTAACCCATCAAAGCCAATCTTAGTCAGTAGTAGTAAAGACAAAACCATTAAAATTTGGCAGCCGCAAATCAAATTTTAA
- a CDS encoding ribonuclease Z yields the protein MQITFLGTSSGVPTRSRNVSSVALRLPQRAELWLFDCGEGTQHQLLRSELKMSQLSRIFITHMHGDHIFGLMGLLASCGLAGNVDRVDIYGPAGLNDYIQAASRYSHTHFSYPIKVHAIRPGVIYEDEEFTVSCGLLHHRITAFGYRVAEKDRTGRFDVEKAQALQIPPGRIYGQLKRGETVTLADGRVINGQELCGPTEIGRKIAYCTDTIYCDGAVELAQDADVLIHEATFAHQDADMAFQRLHSTTTMAAQTALAAGTRKLIMTHFSPRYAPGNILDLKDLLKEARAIFPRTDMAYDFMTYDVPRRRENN from the coding sequence GTGCAGATCACATTTTTAGGGACAAGTTCCGGTGTACCCACAAGATCGCGTAATGTTTCCAGTGTTGCCCTAAGATTACCCCAAAGGGCTGAATTGTGGTTGTTCGACTGTGGTGAAGGCACTCAGCATCAACTGTTGCGGAGTGAACTAAAAATGAGCCAACTATCCCGGATTTTTATCACTCATATGCACGGCGACCACATTTTTGGCTTAATGGGGCTTCTGGCTAGTTGTGGTTTGGCTGGGAATGTAGACAGAGTTGATATCTATGGCCCAGCCGGATTAAATGACTATATCCAAGCAGCCTCACGTTACTCCCATACACATTTTTCCTATCCTATTAAAGTCCATGCCATTCGTCCGGGAGTGATCTACGAAGATGAAGAATTTACTGTTAGCTGTGGTCTTTTGCATCACCGCATCACAGCTTTTGGCTATCGCGTAGCGGAAAAAGACCGCACCGGACGCTTTGACGTGGAAAAAGCTCAAGCCTTACAAATTCCCCCAGGTCGGATTTACGGTCAACTTAAGCGTGGTGAAACTGTCACCCTGGCGGATGGCCGAGTCATCAATGGTCAGGAACTATGCGGCCCTACGGAAATTGGACGTAAGATTGCCTATTGTACAGACACAATTTATTGTGATGGTGCAGTAGAACTAGCCCAAGATGCGGATGTGCTAATTCACGAAGCAACTTTTGCCCATCAAGATGCAGATATGGCGTTTCAGAGGTTGCACTCAACAACTACAATGGCAGCACAAACAGCTTTAGCTGCTGGGACGCGTAAATTAATCATGACCCATTTCAGCCCTCGTTATGCTCCCGGTAATATATTAGATTTAAAAGATTTACTCAAAGAAGCCCGTGCTATCTTTCCTCGTACAGACATGGCTTATGATTTCATGACTTATGATGTGCCGAGACGACGAGAAAATAATTAA
- the glsA gene encoding glutaminase A, which translates to MVDTENQGDLEIVPSSLLTVINDLHSQYKSLKEGIVANYIPELAKVNPDLFSICIVTVDGQVYEVGDYQQLFTIQSISKVFAYGLALEDHGRDYVLTRVGVEPTGEAFNAIILDEQSKRPYNPMVNAGAIATTSLIKGSGATERLNRLLDMFRRYIGHDVFVDISVFTSERSTGHRNRAMAHLMLNFGMINQNIEEALDLYFQQCAVMVNCRDLAVMAATLANKGINPITGEQAVDKSYIKDILSVMYTCGMYNFAGEWAYKVGIPAKSGVCGGIMAVVPHQMGIAVFSPPLDIRGNSVRGVKVCEELSQRLGLHLFECSGSRE; encoded by the coding sequence ATGGTAGACACAGAAAATCAAGGAGATTTAGAAATAGTTCCGTCCTCGCTGTTAACCGTAATTAACGACTTGCATAGTCAATACAAGTCATTGAAGGAAGGGATAGTAGCGAACTACATACCAGAACTGGCAAAAGTCAACCCAGATTTATTTAGTATTTGTATTGTGACCGTAGATGGTCAAGTTTACGAAGTTGGGGATTATCAACAGTTATTTACGATCCAGTCAATTTCTAAGGTGTTTGCCTATGGACTCGCCTTAGAAGATCATGGACGAGATTATGTATTGACTAGGGTTGGTGTAGAGCCAACGGGGGAAGCATTTAATGCGATTATCCTGGATGAGCAATCAAAGCGACCTTATAACCCAATGGTAAACGCAGGAGCGATCGCCACTACCAGTTTAATCAAAGGTTCTGGAGCAACAGAACGCCTGAATCGCTTACTGGATATGTTCCGGCGCTATATTGGTCATGATGTATTTGTAGATATTTCCGTCTTTACGTCGGAACGTAGCACAGGACATCGCAACCGGGCAATGGCGCACTTGATGCTTAACTTTGGCATGATTAACCAAAATATTGAAGAAGCCTTAGACCTCTATTTTCAACAATGCGCTGTCATGGTAAACTGCCGTGACTTGGCAGTGATGGCAGCTACTTTAGCTAATAAAGGTATCAACCCCATAACCGGTGAACAAGCCGTAGATAAAAGTTATATCAAAGATATTCTCAGCGTCATGTACACCTGCGGGATGTATAACTTTGCCGGTGAGTGGGCTTACAAAGTTGGTATTCCCGCCAAAAGTGGTGTTTGTGGCGGCATTATGGCTGTCGTCCCCCATCAGATGGGCATTGCAGTATTTTCACCCCCCTTGGATATCAGAGGAAATAGTGTCAGAGGGGTAAAAGTGTGTGAAGAACTTTCCCAGCGACTGGGTTTACATCTATTTGAGTGTTCGGGGAGTAGGGAGTAG
- a CDS encoding type II toxin-antitoxin system PemK/MazF family toxin, with protein MAGFVKGDVVIVPFPFSDLTQTKRRPTLVIATFPGDDIMLCQITSQFVKDIYAIQLDNSDFISGSLKQTSNIRPNRIFTADKQIILYKTGQLKSEKLIEVINKIIEIVQK; from the coding sequence ATGGCAGGATTTGTAAAAGGCGATGTTGTGATTGTTCCATTTCCATTTTCAGACTTAACGCAAACAAAACGCAGACCTACTTTAGTTATTGCTACATTTCCGGGCGATGATATAATGCTTTGTCAAATTACTAGCCAATTTGTGAAAGATATTTATGCTATCCAACTGGATAATAGCGATTTTATCTCTGGTTCTTTAAAGCAGACGAGCAATATCAGACCAAATCGTATTTTTACTGCTGATAAGCAAATCATTTTATATAAAACAGGTCAGCTTAAATCGGAAAAGTTAATAGAGGTGATTAATAAAATTATTGAAATAGTACAGAAATAA
- a CDS encoding Lin0512 family protein: MARKRLIIEMGMGVDQHGQEPTVAAARAVRNAIAHNALPGVWEVAGLSDPNEMIVEVQVAVPYPEQVREAEVLAVLPFGRKSLTVESGGMVVQGRAIASLNDKNDEMLVAIASVTVFIETT, translated from the coding sequence GTGGCGCGTAAACGCTTGATTATTGAAATGGGGATGGGAGTAGATCAGCATGGACAAGAGCCGACAGTAGCCGCAGCTAGAGCTGTACGGAATGCGATCGCTCATAATGCTTTACCTGGGGTGTGGGAGGTTGCAGGTTTAAGCGATCCCAATGAGATGATTGTAGAAGTCCAGGTAGCAGTACCCTATCCTGAACAAGTCAGAGAAGCAGAAGTCTTAGCTGTATTACCTTTTGGTCGCAAAAGTTTAACTGTAGAATCTGGGGGGATGGTAGTCCAAGGACGGGCTATAGCTTCCCTCAACGATAAAAATGATGAAATGTTAGTGGCGATCGCATCTGTTACAGTCTTCATCGAAACGACTTAA
- a CDS encoding glycoside hydrolase family 10 protein: MVSTTARFSDVQNHWARPFIEALAERRILNGYPNGTFRPDNSVTRAEFAAIVAAVFNVAVKRPYIPFSDVPANHWAAGAIKKAYETGFLTGYPNKTFGLNNKIARGDVLVAIVNGLEIATKIKPDLLDKLPQIYQDTTNIPGYGRNQIAIATSAGLVSSFPNIKLLNYNVSATRGDVAAIVYQALVYLGNAPKINSVYLVVPPITRPRTVKVSHQREFRGAWITTVWNSDWPSKTGLTTAQQQAELVEIIQKLQELNFNALILQVRPEGDALYASPIEPWSAWLTGTQGKAPEPFYDPLEFAIAEAHKRNIEVHAWFNPYRAKTSIKGAPNVRPHIALTNPEVVYQWGNQLWMDPGVKIVQDRAYNVIIDVVRRYNIDAIHLDDYFYPYPIQGQSFPDNKTYAAYQAAGGKLSLADWRRENVNQMVLRLSQGIKATKSHVRFGISPFGIYRPGQPPGITGLDAYNVLYADAKKWLEQGWIDYIAPQLYWRTDQTRQSYPVLLKWWTEINPQRRHIYAGNNIGQLDGKAWKDEEIEKQVRFSRNLIKDLSLGNIFFSMSSISENRQGIADKFKGSLYSTPAIVPAMSWQNQSAPPPPKELQVNNSRLSWQPGDNQPVRSWTLYRQTGETWRLQRILSAGTTFATVQPGTYAVCAVDRLANESEGVVITVS; the protein is encoded by the coding sequence ATGGTATCTACTACTGCACGCTTCTCGGATGTCCAAAACCATTGGGCGCGTCCGTTTATTGAAGCCTTGGCGGAAAGACGCATTTTGAATGGCTATCCTAACGGTACTTTTCGCCCGGATAACTCAGTCACCCGTGCTGAGTTTGCAGCTATAGTTGCAGCTGTCTTTAACGTTGCAGTTAAGCGTCCTTATATCCCCTTTAGTGATGTTCCGGCTAATCACTGGGCGGCTGGTGCAATTAAAAAAGCTTACGAAACAGGATTTTTAACTGGCTACCCCAATAAAACTTTCGGACTCAATAACAAAATTGCTCGTGGTGATGTTTTAGTCGCCATAGTCAATGGCTTAGAAATTGCCACTAAGATTAAACCTGATTTATTAGACAAATTACCGCAAATCTATCAAGATACAACTAATATTCCTGGTTATGGTAGAAATCAAATTGCGATCGCTACCAGTGCAGGTTTAGTCTCTAGTTTTCCCAACATCAAGTTACTCAACTACAATGTTTCAGCTACTCGTGGCGATGTTGCTGCCATAGTCTATCAAGCTTTAGTTTATCTCGGTAATGCACCCAAGATTAACTCTGTATATTTGGTAGTTCCGCCCATCACTCGCCCCAGAACTGTCAAAGTCAGTCACCAACGAGAGTTTCGGGGCGCATGGATAACGACAGTATGGAATAGTGATTGGCCATCCAAAACCGGATTAACTACCGCTCAACAGCAAGCGGAACTGGTAGAGATTATCCAAAAATTACAAGAACTGAATTTTAACGCTTTAATTTTACAAGTCCGCCCAGAAGGCGATGCTTTGTATGCTTCCCCTATTGAACCTTGGAGTGCTTGGTTAACAGGAACTCAAGGTAAAGCCCCAGAACCATTTTATGATCCCTTAGAGTTTGCGATCGCTGAAGCCCACAAACGCAACATAGAAGTTCACGCTTGGTTTAACCCTTACCGCGCCAAAACAAGCATCAAAGGCGCTCCCAATGTTCGTCCCCACATAGCTCTAACCAATCCAGAGGTAGTTTATCAATGGGGTAATCAGTTATGGATGGACCCAGGAGTAAAAATCGTTCAAGATAGAGCCTATAACGTGATCATCGATGTTGTCCGTCGCTACAATATTGATGCTATTCACCTCGATGATTATTTTTATCCCTATCCCATCCAAGGCCAATCTTTCCCTGATAACAAAACCTACGCTGCTTATCAAGCCGCAGGTGGAAAACTGAGTTTAGCAGATTGGCGACGAGAAAATGTCAATCAAATGGTGCTACGTCTATCTCAGGGAATTAAAGCCACCAAGTCCCATGTCAGATTCGGGATTAGTCCCTTCGGTATTTATCGCCCAGGACAACCACCCGGAATTACCGGCTTAGATGCCTACAATGTGCTGTATGCTGATGCGAAAAAATGGTTAGAACAAGGCTGGATTGATTATATCGCTCCGCAACTATATTGGCGCACAGACCAAACTCGACAAAGTTACCCTGTGTTGCTGAAATGGTGGACAGAAATTAATCCCCAGCGACGACACATTTATGCAGGTAATAACATTGGGCAGTTAGACGGTAAAGCCTGGAAAGATGAAGAGATAGAAAAACAAGTGAGATTTAGCCGCAACCTGATTAAAGATTTATCACTAGGGAATATCTTCTTCAGCATGAGTTCCATTAGTGAAAATCGTCAAGGTATTGCTGACAAGTTTAAAGGCTCACTGTACTCCACACCTGCCATAGTCCCTGCCATGTCTTGGCAAAATCAATCCGCACCACCCCCACCCAAAGAACTACAAGTCAACAACAGCAGACTCAGTTGGCAACCCGGTGATAATCAGCCGGTACGTTCTTGGACTTTGTATCGTCAAACTGGTGAGACTTGGAGACTACAAAGAATTTTGTCTGCTGGTACAACTTTCGCCACAGTACAACCAGGAACTTATGCTGTGTGTGCTGTGGATAGATTAGCGAATGAAAGTGAGGGTGTAGTGATTACGGTGAGTTAG
- a CDS encoding DUF2281 domain-containing protein, with product MMLKEKITQEIEKLPEPLLQEVLDFVQFLQTKHQQQDIREITIMSESSLQKDWLSPEEEAAWQDL from the coding sequence ATGATGCTCAAAGAAAAAATTACACAAGAAATAGAAAAACTACCTGAACCACTGTTGCAAGAGGTTTTAGATTTTGTTCAGTTTTTGCAAACCAAGCATCAGCAACAGGATATAAGAGAAATCACTATTATGAGTGAATCATCTTTACAAAAAGATTGGTTAAGTCCAGAGGAAGAAGCCGCATGGCAGGATTTGTAA
- the truB gene encoding tRNA pseudouridine(55) synthase TruB yields MQGFINLNKPFGWTSHDCVAKVRKLLRLKRIGHAGTLDPAAIGVLPIAVGKATRLLQYLPGEKAYNATIRLGVRTTTDDLQGEIITSQPSPELDLIEVKTALSQFVGKIEQIPPSYSAIQVEGKRLYDLARQGETVEVPARTVEIFSIEILDWRTGEFPELDVAIACGSGTYIRAIARDLGTVLNTGGTLAALTRTHSSGFNLIDSLTLSDLDTQLQSGTFQPIPPDAALQHLPSVNLPDISAEKWCQGQRIPLTPEISGKVRVYQAETRFLGIGELQEGVLIPQMVFEPIS; encoded by the coding sequence ATGCAAGGTTTTATTAATTTAAACAAGCCCTTTGGCTGGACTTCCCATGATTGTGTTGCCAAGGTGCGGAAACTGTTACGCCTGAAACGTATAGGACACGCCGGCACTTTAGATCCCGCCGCTATCGGTGTGTTACCTATCGCTGTTGGTAAGGCTACCAGATTATTACAATACCTACCAGGAGAGAAAGCTTATAACGCCACTATCCGCTTAGGAGTGCGGACTACAACGGATGATTTGCAAGGTGAAATCATCACTTCCCAACCTAGCCCAGAATTAGACTTGATAGAGGTAAAAACGGCATTAAGTCAATTTGTCGGCAAAATTGAGCAAATACCACCAAGTTACAGCGCCATTCAAGTAGAGGGAAAACGCCTGTATGATTTGGCGCGTCAAGGGGAAACAGTAGAAGTTCCAGCTAGAACGGTAGAAATTTTTAGTATAGAAATTTTAGATTGGCGCACAGGGGAATTTCCCGAATTAGATGTGGCGATCGCCTGTGGTAGTGGTACATATATTAGAGCGATCGCCCGTGATTTAGGTACTGTTTTAAATACTGGTGGTACTCTCGCCGCTTTAACCCGCACTCATAGCAGTGGCTTTAATTTAATTGATAGTCTTACCCTGAGTGATTTAGATACACAACTGCAATCTGGCACTTTTCAACCCATACCCCCTGATGCTGCTTTACAACATTTGCCATCAGTGAATTTACCAGACATATCTGCCGAGAAATGGTGTCAAGGACAGCGTATTCCTCTAACTCCCGAAATCTCTGGCAAAGTGCGAGTTTACCAAGCCGAAACCCGTTTTTTGGGAATTGGGGAATTACAAGAGGGTGTATTAATTCCCCAGATGGTGTTTGAACCGATTTCTTGA